The Candidatus Saccharibacteria bacterium sequence GTGCCGCGCGCCAACCCCACACGGGATATCTGCATTTTCGTCAGATTGTCTTCGATAGACTTTATGAAGCGAAGTAGCCGTGTGTAACTGACGGGATTTTTGAGCGTAATTGAGGCAGAGGTTGACTTGACGCCCGATGGCGCTGCGGGGGTTGTGGTTGTTCCGGATTTTGGTGTTGATGGCGTCGTAGGGGTTGCAGTACTTCCAGCCGAGAAGTCGATATTCGTAATCGTAACGCCAGCCTTTTTCGCGTAGCCGTTAAGATCTGTAATAATCTGGTTTTGGTACTGGTAGCTTTGGTTGTCGGCGACAATGTTGCGCGCTCGTTCTTTAACTTCTTTATTTTTCTCGAGTTCTTCTTGCACCTTTTGAAGCGCCTGAACGTTGTTTTGGCTAGAATTTGCCTCGGCCGTTACTTTACTGACCTCGCCAGCGTATGCCCGTAGTTGTTCGTTGATAAAATAAAGCGCACCACCGGCAAGCAACGTAATGGCGAAAAGCGAAAGAGATAGATAAAGGCGGAGCATTGAGGCGGTGAGAGTTTTACGTTTCATCATTTTGCTGCATCCTTTATGATCGTGATATTTAGGTTAACGGTAAACGGATATCCACTTGTGTCGCCTTCACCCGAAGAAATACTTTGAAAGTGGACATCCGAGAATAGCGGTGATTTTTGGAAAGAGTCTTTTAAAGCGATTGCCGCATTGTAGCTTTTAGCATGGGCGACAAGAGTTGTTTCGGTGCCGAATGTCTGTGCGTCGAGGCTGAGGTTTTCAAGAACAACACCCGATGGAAGAAGTTTAGAGATGCCCAGAATAACCTTAGTGTAGGCGACTTCGCGATCGATAATTTGCTTGGCGATTGCAAGGTCTGATTTAAACTGCGTCGCCTCGGCTTCTACAGATGAGAAGCTGCTTACTTTTGTTGTGTTTTGATTGATCGTGTTTTCGGCGGCGGTTTTTGTTGTTGTAAGATAGAAAAATGTGATTCCAACAGCGACGGCAAGAAAGCCGACTGCTGCAATAAGTAAAATATTATAACGCACAAGAAGCGTGTTGGAGCGTGCCGCC is a genomic window containing:
- a CDS encoding PilN domain-containing protein, translating into MINLLPHEEKRQLRAARSNTLLVRYNILLIAAVGFLAVAVGITFFYLTTTKTAAENTINQNTTKVSSFSSVEAEATQFKSDLAIAKQIIDREVAYTKVILGISKLLPSGVVLENLSLDAQTFGTETTLVAHAKSYNAAIALKDSFQKSPLFSDVHFQSISSGEGDTSGYPFTVNLNITIIKDAAK